The following DNA comes from Flammeovirgaceae bacterium.
CCTTGCCGGATTTTCACCTGTCATCGGATTATGTGGTAGGGGTATTCAACCATTACTTCCGGCTGATCATCCAGGAAAACGGCCCGCTGAACGCGTTGCTGTTTGTCTGTGGGCTGATCGTGCTGTGTGTTGTGCTGGCCAACGCATTCCGGTTTTTGGAAAGGGTAATGGCCACTAAAATCCGTGTGGACCTGGTAAGGAACATCCGACTGGATATTTTTAACAACGTTTCAAGGCTCCACATCGGGTTTTTCAACAACGAGCGCAAAGGCGACCTTATTTCGCGCTTTACCAATGACGTTCAGGAAGTGGAGATGGCCGTTATGAACAGCCTGAAGGCCGTGCTCAAAGAGCCCATTACCATAGTGGTGTATTTTGTGATGCTGTTCATCATTTCCGCCAAGCTCACCCTGTTCACGTTGATTGTGCTGCCGGTGATAGGCGGGGCCCTTGCGGAGATCATAAAGCGGCTGAAGCGCCAGGCAAAACAAAGCCAGGAGTCGCTGGGCAGGATTGTCAACATCCTGGACGAAACGTTTGGAGGGATGCGGGTGGTAAAAGCTTTTAATGCGCGTGGTTTTATTGTGCGAAAGATGGAGGAAGAATCCGACTATTACCGTAAGGTAAACAAGTCCATGTCCTACAAAAACGAATTGGCGTCACCCGTTTCGGAAGCACTCGGGGTAATGATAGTGGCCGGGATTATTTTCTTTGGCGGCAATATGGTGCTGAGTGCGGATTCGAGCCTGGCCCCTGAAACATTCCTAGGGTTTCTGGCCATATTCTCCATGATCATCCAACCAGCCAAAGCCTTTTCCAATGGCATTACCGCCCTGCAAAAAGGGACAGCATCCGCGAATAGGATTTTTGCGACCATCGACACGGTGCCGGTGATCCAAAGCCCTCCCAATGCGATTGTACTGGAGCGGTTTCAAAGCAAGATCGAGTTTGTCAACGTATCGTTTGCGTACCATTCGGAGCTTGTGTTGAAAAATATCAACCTTACCATCCCCAAGGGAAAGATGGTGGCGCTCGTGGGGCCCTCCGGTGGGGGCAAGTCCACCTTGGCGGATTTGGTGCCACGGTTCTACGATCCTACCGAGGGGGAGGTGAGGATTGATGGCCACGCCCTTACCCGGTATGATGTAGCCTCCCTTCGAAACCAATTGGGCATAGTCACTCAGGAATCCATTTTGTTTAACGACACGGTTTTCAACAACATCAGCTTTGGGGCCCCCAACGCCACGGAGCAGGACGTGATTGCTGCCGCAAAAGTGGCCAATGCCCATGATTTTATTTTGCAGGCAAAGGAAGGGTACCAGACCTTCATTGGCGAACGTGGGTCCAAGCTGTCAGGAGGGCAACGCCAACGGCTGAGCATAGCCAGGGCGGTTTTGAAAAACCCTCCCATTTTGATTTTGGACGAGGCGACCAGTGCCCTCGATACGGAATCGGAAAAACTGGTGCAGGAAGCCCTGTTCAACCTGATGAAGAACAGGACTTCCATTGTGATCGCCCACCGGTTGAGCACCATCCAGCATGCGGATGAAATAGTGGTAATCCAGGATGGGAAAATAGTGGAACGGGGCACCCACGTTGAGCTGACGGAAAAGAACGGGGTATATCGCAAGTTGAGTGATTTTCAGAACCATGATAATTGACAGGGCTTGCCACCATGCAAGGTTTTCATCGATTTTGCATTTTTGGTTTATGTGAAAAAGCCTAAGTTTGTCGACTAACGTGCCGGGAATGAACAAAAGACGGATCATCTTCTTTAGTGTTTTTGGGGTCTACCATCTGGCGGTATTGGCCATTACAAGTTATGTGGATGCCCAAAAACAGGATTTGAGCTTGCTCACCAGCATGTATGGCATCCTGTATTTGTTCAAATATGGGGCCATGCTGGGGCTGGCTTTGTTTGTGACCGACTTTATTTGGTCCTGGCGGGAAACCAAAGGGTCTGAGAAGGAACAAGAGGCATTGAAATTTGAAGTCAACAACCTTAAGGCAAAGGTGTATGACCTGCAGGAATCAAATAAGCCACAACCCTCGCCCGATCCTGGCCCTGATGCCAAATAGGACATGGACGTTCGGAAAACCATCAGGGAAGAACTAAGCCAGGCGGCACTTACTTTAAACAATTTCCTGCAGTCGGAAAGCGCCCTCAAAGGAATTGAAGAGGCCGCTGCCGCCATGGCAACGGCCATACAAGCAGGCCATAAGGTCATATCCTGTGGCAATGGAGGGTCCCATTGCGATGCCATGCATTTTGCGGAAGAACTCTCGGGCAGGTTTCGTGCGGACCGCAGGGCCCTGCCGGCCATCTCCATTTCAGATCCTGCGCACATCACCTGTGTGGGAAATGACTATGGGTTTGAATTTGTTTTTTCACGCTATGTAGAGGCCCTGGGAAAGCGTGGGGACGTCTTGTTGGCGATCAGCACCAGCGGCAACTCGCCCAATGTGCTCCGGGCCACGGAAGCGGCCAGGGAAAGGGGCATGAAGGTAATTGCCCTTTGCGGAAAAGATGGGGGCAAGCTGGCTGGCATGGCGGATGTTGGCATTACCGTGCCGCACCATGGCTTTGCCGACCGCATCCAGGAAGTGCACATCAAAATTATCCATATCCTTATCCTGCTGATTGAGAAGCAGGTGAAATAGTGGTGCCCCTCCAAAGTCCTGGCACGGCTATGAATTATTCCGGAAAAATCCTATAATCACGTACCGGCAAATAATTTTTCATGGTAGCAAAGACCTTTGGCAGTGCCGTGCATGGCGTGGATGCACAAACCATCACCGTGGAGGTGAACATTATCCAGGGCAACAAATTCTGGATGAGCGGGCTGCCCGACAATGCGGTGAAGGAAAGCCAGCACCGGGTGGAGTCGGCACTGAAAGGCCTGGGCTATTATATGCCGCGCAACAAAGTGGTCGTGAACCTTGCCCCTGCCGATGTGCGCAAGGAAGGCTCTGCCTATGACTTGCCCATAGCCCTGGGCATCCTGCAGGCCTCCGGCCAGGCCCCTGTCAAAGGCCTGGACCAGTACGTGATCATGGGGGAGCTGTCGCTGGATGGTGTCCTTCGCCCCATCCGTGGCGCGCTGCCCATAGCCATTCAATCCCGGCAGGAGGGCTTCAAGGGGTTTGTCCTGCCCGTGGCCAATGCCCGCGAGGCCGCCATTGTAAACAAGCTTGGCGTGATAGGTGTAGCAACGCTAAAAGAGGCCATTGATTTCTTTTCGGGCAAACTTCATATCGACCCGCTGGTGGTGGACACCCGGGAAGTTTTCAATGAGCAATTGAATACCTACGAAAGCGATTTTCGCGATGTGCAAGGCCAGGAAAACATCAAGAGGGCGTTGGAGATTGCAGCGGCCGGGGGCCACAATGCCATTATGATCGGCCCCCCGGGGGCAGGCAAGACCATGCTGGCAAAACGGTTGCCCTCCATACTTCCGCCCCTTACCCTGAACGAGGCCCTGGAAACCACCAAAATACATTCTGTTGCTGGCCGGCTGGGCGCCAACGATGCGTTGATCACCAACCGTCCGTTTAGGTCGCCCCACCATACCATCTCCGATGTGGCGTTGGTGGGGGGAGGGGGAAACCCACAGCCCGGTGAGATTTCCTTGTCGCACAATGGCGTCTTGTTTTTGGATGAGTTGCCGGAGTTTAAACGGGCGGTGCTGGAGGTGATGCGCCAGCCGATGGAAGAAAGACGTGTGACCATTTCTCGGGCTAAGGTGTCCATAGACTATCCCGCCAATTTCATGCTTATCGCCAGCATGAACCCCTGCCCATGTGGTTATTACAACCATCCGGAGAAGGAATGCGTGTGTGCCCCGGGCGTGGTGCAACGGTACCTGAGCAAGGTAAGCGGGCCGTTGCTCGACCGGATAGATTTGCATGTGGAAGTGGTGCCCGTCAGTTTTGATGAAATGGTTTCGCAGCAGAAATCGGAAAGCAGCGAAGGGATAAGGGAACGGGTGGTAAAGGCGAGGGAGGTTCAGGCGCAGCGGTTCAAGGGCAATGCCGAAATGTATTGCAATGCCATGATGGGCTCCAGTATGGTAAAAAAAGTGTGCGTGATCAACGATGCCGGGAGGGCCCTGTTAAAAACCGCGATGGAGCGGCTGGGCCTGTCGGCCAGGGCCTACGACCGCATCCTGAAAGTTTCCCGTACCATTGCGGACCTGGCCGGCAGCGATGAAATAAAAATAGAACACCTGGCGGAGGCCATCCAGTACAGGAGCCTGGACAGGGAAGGCTGGGCGGGGTAGCTGGCTTGATAATTTACTTTATTGAGCCTGGGGCCTTCCCAGTGGTTTTTGCGCAAGCCAAATTTTGGTCTGCAGATATTGTTTTTCTTGTACTTGACTTGACGATCAATACGTTAAAAGAAGACGATCGGCAACTACTTCTTTTTCAAGTGATTGGCCTTCCATCTGAAAGCGCCTCAACATTGACCGGCCGACACTGACGAAGATTTCGCGCTCAAAAAGGCCTTTTGGGATGGGCAGATCGCAAATGTAATTACCCGACTTCTTGTTTCCGTCAATGCTTAATGCAACACAGACACCTTTTGACTTAGCCTCATCAATTTTTTCCAGGAGGCGTTCAAGGGAAAAGTCCTGTGCTCCATAGAGAATACTTTGGCTGTGGCTGTAGGGAGGGTCACAATAAATGAAATCACCAAACTTCGACTGGTCAAATGCCTCTTGATAATCCATATTGACAAATTTGATATTCTTCATTCGACTTGCCCATTCCCTAACCCTTCTATCAAAGCCCCCAACAGGTATTGGAGTATGTGCACCGCATGGTGTTGACATGTACCCATCCACTTTCCTAAACCGGACAATACCACCATAACACTGCCTTGACAAATACAAGAAATCAGCTCCGTTTGGACTTGCATTGTATGAGGCTTTCACATCCTCATAAACAGCAACTTTGTCCTCATGCCTCAAGCGGTTTCTCCTGACAGCATACCAATCCACCAATTTTTCGGGGCTTTCGACAAGTGCATTCCAAATCTCAATTAGCGGACTAAAAACATCTGACCCTACTCCTTTTGACGGGGCAACCGTTGCGGTAATGGCACCGCTTCCAAGAAACGGTTCATAGAATGTGTTGAAGTCCACCGG
Coding sequences within:
- a CDS encoding ABC transporter ATP-binding protein → MKTFLRILNYTPRIGSRLVLFFFFSILGIIFGAFNIVLVIPMLQVLFSRNINDPVPPLPDFHLSSDYVVGVFNHYFRLIIQENGPLNALLFVCGLIVLCVVLANAFRFLERVMATKIRVDLVRNIRLDIFNNVSRLHIGFFNNERKGDLISRFTNDVQEVEMAVMNSLKAVLKEPITIVVYFVMLFIISAKLTLFTLIVLPVIGGALAEIIKRLKRQAKQSQESLGRIVNILDETFGGMRVVKAFNARGFIVRKMEEESDYYRKVNKSMSYKNELASPVSEALGVMIVAGIIFFGGNMVLSADSSLAPETFLGFLAIFSMIIQPAKAFSNGITALQKGTASANRIFATIDTVPVIQSPPNAIVLERFQSKIEFVNVSFAYHSELVLKNINLTIPKGKMVALVGPSGGGKSTLADLVPRFYDPTEGEVRIDGHALTRYDVASLRNQLGIVTQESILFNDTVFNNISFGAPNATEQDVIAAAKVANAHDFILQAKEGYQTFIGERGSKLSGGQRQRLSIARAVLKNPPILILDEATSALDTESEKLVQEALFNLMKNRTSIVIAHRLSTIQHADEIVVIQDGKIVERGTHVELTEKNGVYRKLSDFQNHDN
- the lpcA gene encoding D-sedoheptulose 7-phosphate isomerase, which codes for MDVRKTIREELSQAALTLNNFLQSESALKGIEEAAAAMATAIQAGHKVISCGNGGSHCDAMHFAEELSGRFRADRRALPAISISDPAHITCVGNDYGFEFVFSRYVEALGKRGDVLLAISTSGNSPNVLRATEAARERGMKVIALCGKDGGKLAGMADVGITVPHHGFADRIQEVHIKIIHILILLIEKQVK
- a CDS encoding YifB family Mg chelatase-like AAA ATPase, with the translated sequence MVAKTFGSAVHGVDAQTITVEVNIIQGNKFWMSGLPDNAVKESQHRVESALKGLGYYMPRNKVVVNLAPADVRKEGSAYDLPIALGILQASGQAPVKGLDQYVIMGELSLDGVLRPIRGALPIAIQSRQEGFKGFVLPVANAREAAIVNKLGVIGVATLKEAIDFFSGKLHIDPLVVDTREVFNEQLNTYESDFRDVQGQENIKRALEIAAAGGHNAIMIGPPGAGKTMLAKRLPSILPPLTLNEALETTKIHSVAGRLGANDALITNRPFRSPHHTISDVALVGGGGNPQPGEISLSHNGVLFLDELPEFKRAVLEVMRQPMEERRVTISRAKVSIDYPANFMLIASMNPCPCGYYNHPEKECVCAPGVVQRYLSKVSGPLLDRIDLHVEVVPVSFDEMVSQQKSESSEGIRERVVKAREVQAQRFKGNAEMYCNAMMGSSMVKKVCVINDAGRALLKTAMERLGLSARAYDRILKVSRTIADLAGSDEIKIEHLAEAIQYRSLDREGWAG
- a CDS encoding DNA adenine methylase → MQLALDQKYASYYPPKTQLLKWVGNKQRFAGEIAKYFPVDFNTFYEPFLGSGAITATVAPSKGVGSDVFSPLIEIWNALVESPEKLVDWYAVRRNRLRHEDKVAVYEDVKASYNASPNGADFLYLSRQCYGGIVRFRKVDGYMSTPCGAHTPIPVGGFDRRVREWASRMKNIKFVNMDYQEAFDQSKFGDFIYCDPPYSHSQSILYGAQDFSLERLLEKIDEAKSKGVCVALSIDGNKKSGNYICDLPIPKGLFEREIFVSVGRSMLRRFQMEGQSLEKEVVADRLLLTY